One segment of Solanum lycopersicum chromosome 1, SLM_r2.1 DNA contains the following:
- the LOC101264751 gene encoding E3 ubiquitin-protein ligase BRE1-like 2, producing the protein MESSAAASDEPQKKRPHLNSVFSSPTMARHLKTSSDNKDVDAAVLQHQNQKLVQQLDAQKHKLHDLEAKMKELRDKQASYDDFLVTLNRIWNQLDDDLIILGVHSMADQISLQSLDHQDYSGGSIPSCPAEEIFLCRVLKTNAIPGNANDVSIVNIREALDLRHSSTLELMKSLQNAIDAQRIKTENLAHLLEGKTSAEDGIIILSKIDDMMKEEANYLRQVIDVLHLKHKAYADAIEACNQRQSADQSELKRLEGELEESMTELEDSRRKLVTLKMQKDVACGGQETISSAVNGSMSPEKHTDRTKGVRELKESIEEAKILKEDRLSELHDAQEDNLHLSKQLQDLQNELKDDRYVHSSRAYTLCNDQLHHWNSEAERYKALADSLQADRSFIGRREKELALKAEAVDAAKKAVDNSESRIEELEHRMHRYIIEKNELEIKMEEAIQDSGRKDIKEEFQIMGSALSKEIGMMEAQLNRWKETAQEAVSLRKERRSLETSLERKVIEHKDLIGKCAHQTGEIRTLKELAEKMQRDKQELEIFLEMLGQQIYDNRDISEIRESERRAHSQAEILRAALNEHDLELRVKAANEAESACQQRLSAAEAEIAELRAELDASDRGVLELTEAIKIKEGEAETYISEIETIGQAYEDMQTQNQHLLQQMAERDDYNIKLVSESVKIKQEQSSLLSRKQVSTAQLQQSKTSLESLKMRITQSEDQMKVHITEALSYTQEDRHLALLLETTKRESGDAEKELKWLRSAALSAEKEYEQLHRKLDEFQKERETERSEKKKLDEDLVELSNTVDELTSASGEAAVQRLQDEINDSKAILKCGVCLDRPKEVVITKCYHLFCNPCIQRNLEIRHRKCPACGTAFGQSDIRFVKI; encoded by the exons ATGGAGAGCTCGGCTGCTGCATCTGATGAGCCTCAGAAGAAGCGTCCTCATCTCAATTCTGTTTTTTCCTCACCCACCATGGCTCGCCATTTGAAAACTTCTTCAGATAACAAAGAT GTTGATGCTGCAGTTCTCCAGCATCAAAATCAGAAACTAGTACAACAGTTAGATGCACAGAAGCATAAGTTGCACGATCTTGAAGCCAAAATGAAAGAATTAAGGGACAAACAAGCATCTTATGATGACTTCTTGGTTACATTAAATCGGATTTGGAATCAG CTAGATGATGATCTGATTATCCTTGGGGTACACAGTATGGCGGACCAAATTTCTCTGCAAAGCTTGGATCATCAAGATTATTCTGGAG gttcAATTCCATCGTGTCCTGCGGAGGAGATATTCCTGTGTAGGGTGTTGAAAACCAATGCCATTCCAGGCAATGCCAATGATGTATCCATTGTGAATATCAGAGAAGCTCTTGATTTACGTCACTCTTCTACTCTTGAGTTGATGAAATCATTGCAAAATGCCATTGATGCTCAGCGAATTAAAACTGAAAATTTGGCTCATCTGTTGGAAGGAAAGACATCTGCTGAAG ATGGTATCATTATTCTCAGTAAGattgatgatatgatgaaagAAGAGGCTAATTATCTCCGTCAAGTGATTGATGTTCTTCATTTGAAACACAAAGCATATGCCGATGCAATTGAAGCTTGTAATCAAAGGCAGTCAGCAGATCAGTCTGAGTTAAAACGTCTTGAAG GTGAGCTGGAGGAGAGCATGACAGAACTTGAAGATAGCAGAAGAAAGCTAGTTACTTTGAAAATGCAGAAAGATGTGGCATGTGGGGGGCAGGAAACAATTTCAAGTGCAGTTAATGGGAGTATGTCACCTGAGAAGCACACAGACCGAACAAAAGGTGTACGGGAACTGAAGGAGTCTATAGAAGAGGCAAAG ATACTGAAAGAGGACCGCCTCTCTGAGCTTCACGATGCCCAGGAAGACAATCTACATTTGTCAAAGCAGTTGCAAGATCTTCAG AATGAACTAAAGGATGATCGATATGTGCATTCATCTCGTGCTTATACTTTATGCAATGATCAGCTTCACCATTGGAATTCTGAGGCAGAACGATACAAAGCTCTGGCAGACTCTCTGCAG gctGACAGGTCTTTCATCGGACGAAGAGAGAAAGAACTGGCTCTAAAAGCAGAGGCTGTGGATGCAGCAAAGAAAGCAGTTGATAACTCCGAGTCAAGAATTGAGGAATTGGAGCATCGCATGCAccgatatataattgaaaagaatGAGCTAGAAATCAAAATGGAAGAAGCTATTCAAGATTCAG GAAGGAAAGACATTAAAGAGGAGTTTCAGATAATGGGCTCTGCTTTATCAAAAGAAATAGGAATGATGGAAGCTCAGCTGAATCGTTGGAAGGAGACAGCTCAAGAAGCTGTTTCTTTACGGAAAGAAAGACGGTCACTGGAAACTTCTTTGGAAAGAAAG GTTATTGAGCACAAAGATTTGATTGGTAAATGTGCTCACCAGACTGGAGAGATCCGAACACTAAAGGAACTT GCTGAGAAGATGCAGAGGGACAAACAGGAACTTGAGATCTTTTTGGAAATGCTTGGCCAGCAAATTTATGACAACAG AGATATATCGGAAATAAGAGAGTCAGAGAGAAGAGCTCACTCGCAAGCTGAAATTTTAAGAGCTGCTCTGAATGAACATGATCTGGAATTGAGAGTGAAAGCTGCTAATGAAGCTGAGTCTGCTTGTCAGCAGAGGCTTTCTGCTGCTGAGGCAGAAATTGCAGAACTAAGGGCCGAACTGGATGCTTCTGACAG GGGTGTTTTAGAGCTAACAGAGgcgataaaaataaaagaagggGAGGCTGAAACCTATATATCTGAGATTGAG ACGATTGGTCAAGCCTATGAAGACATGCAGACGCAGAATCAACATCTTCTTCAGCAGATGGCAGAGCGGGATGATTATAATATAAAG TTAGTTTCTGAGAGCGTGAAGATAAAGCAGGAACAAAGCTCACTTCTCTCACGGAAGCAGGTATCAACAGCACAACTTCAACAGTCTAAAACATCACTTGAATCTCTGAAAATGAGGATAACTCAAAGTGAAGACCAG ATGAAAGTTCACATTACGGAAGCTTTAAGTTATACCCAAGAAGATAGACATCTTGCACTCCTCCTGGAAACTACAAAGAGGGAATCGGGAGATGCGGAAAAGGAATTGAAGTGGCTGAGGTCTGCTGCTTTATCTGCCGAGAAGGAATATGAACAGCTCCACAGAAAGCTGGATGAATTTCAGAAGGAGAGGGAAACTGAAAG GAGTGAGAAAAAGAAGCTTGATGAAGATCTTGTGGAGTTGAGTAATACTGTTGATGAGTTAACTTCTGCAAGTGGGGAGGCTGCAGTACAAAGACTGCAAGATGAGATCAATGATTCCAAGGCTATTCTCAAATGTGGAGTGTGTCTTGATCGGCCAAAAGAG GTTGTAATCACAAAATGTTATCATCTGTTCTGCAATCCATGCATCCAGAGAAACTTAGAGATCCGTCATCGCAAGTGTCCTGCTTGTGGAACCGCTTTTGGGCAAAGTGACATTCGTTTTGTGAAAATCTGA
- the LOC101248128 gene encoding uncharacterized protein, which produces MGTLVGHVAPGFGFFLIGIWHLINHIRLHALHPKSYTSLPWFPTPRIRYLELFLIIGGCLASISMELFIGPKKHQPLDIDGTIPSNHLHNFEHSNISLTFFVYALFTIIFDKVTLQPQTKYGMTQLLGAIAFGQQLLLFHLHSSDHMGVEGQYHWLLQIAIFVCLATTLLGIQFPKSFLNSFVRSYSIMFQGIWLMVMGFMLWTPKFTPKGCFINFEEGHKVVRCENHEALERAKALVNIQFSWYIVGITIFCVTLYLILIKIFQEKVEYLSLNSKFEEVEDDLEDVEAQTTSKNGASNRFLEMGKMFASTSDMER; this is translated from the coding sequence ATGGGCACTTTAGTGGGACATGTAGCACCAGGGTTTGGCTTCTTTTTAATTGGTATTTGGCATTTGATTAATCATATTAGATTGCATGCTTTGCATCCAAAATCATACACTTCTTTGCCTTGGTTCCCAACTCCAAGAATTAGGTACTTGGAACTTTTCTTGATTATAGGGGGTTGTTTGGCTTCAATTTCAATGGAACTTTTTATTGGTCCAAAAAAACATCAACCTTTAGATATTGATGGAACTATCCCTTCTAACCATCTACACAATTTTGAACATTCAAACATCTCCTTAACTTTCTTTGTGTATGCACTTTTCACCATAATCTTTGACAAAGTTACACTTCAACCCCAAACAAAATATGGGATGACACAATTACTTGGAGCTATAGCTTTTGGTCAACAACTTTTGCTTTTCCATCTTCACTCTAGTGACCACATGGGAGTTGAAGGACAATATCATTGGCTTTTACAAATAGCCATTTTTGTGTGTTTAGCCACTACCCTTTTGGGAATTCAATTTCCTAAGAGTTTCTTGAATAGTTTTGTGAGGTCTTATAGCATTATGTTCCAAGGGATTTGGCTTATGGTTATGGGATTTATGCTTTGGACACCAAAATTCACCCCAAAAGGTTGTTTTATCAACTTTGAAGAAGGTCATAAAGTGGTTAGATGTGAAAATCATGAAGCACTTGAAAGGGCAAAAGCTTTAGTGAATATACAATTTAGTTGGTATATAGTAGGGATCACAATATTTTGTGTCACCCTTTACTTGATTTTAATCAAGATTTTCCAAGAGAAGGTTGAGTACCTATCTTTGAATAGCAAATTTGAGGAAGTGGAAGATGATTTGGAGGATGTTGAGGCTCAAACGACTAGCAAAAATGGTGCGTCAAATAGGTTTCTTGAAATGGGAAAAATGTTTGCGTCTACCTCAGATAtggaaagatga
- the LOC101252620 gene encoding dirigent protein 19 yields MAKLLHFFGTIFILLSLVVFPIIGKKDENSFEISINKEFMSLKREKLSHFKFYFHDILSGTKPTSIMIVPPQKNTPKTGFGMVNMIDNALTLGPKLSSKIIGRAQGFYGLSALSELSLLMIMNFNFIEGKYNGSSLAVLGRNSIVEIVREMPVIGGSGLFRFARGYVQARTISLNVTTKDAIVQYDVYVLHY; encoded by the coding sequence ATGGCTAAACTCCTACACTTCTTTGGTACAATCTTCATTCTCCTATCTCTAGTAGTTTTTCCGATTATcggaaaaaaagatgaaaattcgTTCGAAATATCTATAAATAAAGAGTTTATGAGTCTAAAAAGGGAAAAACTTAGccatttcaaattttattttcatgatatCCTTAGTGGCACGAAACCAACATCAATTATGATCGTACCACCACAGAAAAATACCCCAAAAACAGGTTTTGGCATGGTCAACATGATAGATAATGCCCTAACCCTAGGACCAAAATTGAGTTCCAAGATTATTGGACGGGCACAAGGATTCTATGGTTTGTCTGCGTTAAGTGAATTGAGTTTATTAATGatcatgaattttaattttattgaagGGAAATATAACGGTAGCTCGTTGGCGGTGCTTGGTCGAAATTCGATAGTCGAGATCGTCCGCGAGATGCCGGTGATCGGCGGAAGTGGGCTTTTCCGATTTGCTAGAGGGTATGTTCAAGCTAGGACTATCTCATTGAATGTGACAACTAAGGATGCTATTGTTCAATATGATGTTTATGTGTTACACTATTAA